Within Lolium rigidum isolate FL_2022 chromosome 5, APGP_CSIRO_Lrig_0.1, whole genome shotgun sequence, the genomic segment TTTGGGATATTGGAGTACTCTTAGAATTTTTTTCCTTCTATATAGGATGTTTAATTTGTAAGATCAAATCATATAGGAAATTTTACAGGAATTTTGTCACTACATTTTATTGAAAGTTTCCATGCGCTCGAAGCATTTGAAAAAACGTCATTCGCTTCACATGTGATGTAATCAAACAAACACTGGTGCAAAAATAATCATGTAGGATTCAGTGAGCATGACATTGTAATCATGTAACTATTTTAGACCAACTGTCAAAGTTTATCAGTAGGCAATGAAGTTACATCAGATCGAATAAACCGAAACATTAGTGACCAACAATAATATTGATGAACTCTAAAGTTATGTCAAAGCACTCTAAAGTTGCCGTCTGTAGCTACGTCATCAATCGTATCCGGTATCTCGATGTTTTTCCATGTACCTAACAAATAAGTCGTAAATGATCATACCACACAAGTCTTAACTAATCTCTTTATGTTTTGAATAGTCGTATGAGCTGCTAATAAAATAGACATTTGGAGATCTTGGTCCATCTGGTTCCATGTGATTTGTGTATGAGTCATTCTATGGTTCAAATACATACAACAGAAATTCAATACTCCCTCCGGATAATATAAATACTTGTCGCGGGTTCACTAAACCTAGACAGAATTTTAGTGTACATTTTACCAAAAAAATGCGACAAGTATTTATGGTCGGAGGGAGTAGATATGTTCAAAGTTGGCGAAGAATTATTTCAGTATATTCAAATTTTAGGGTAAAAAGTTTgatgttgttttctttttttatgTTTCTAGTGGCTACAACTTTCTTTGGCATTACTCCAACACCTATCGTTTGCATGCTCATTAAATTATGGTGATATTGAGATTAAACTAGAAAAAGTGTCACTAAGGTATGGTATCTCATGCAATAGGTAAAAAACTATCTTTCTTACTAAGAGATTACCTCCTAGCTAAGAGAATAACCTCTTTTTTTCTTTACGCTATCCTCCACATCATCAATTATACTATGTGGTATTGCTAAGATATGACAATTCTACATGTCCTAAACCAACGCTAAAAATCATCCGATCAACACAATTCGTACAAACAACATTACGATAGTTTTATTTGATATCATTCAATTCCTAATTGCTTTCGGTAAGGTAAGCTTTTTCTAGGTCTAACATCTAGAATATAATTACAAAAAACATGATTACAAAGGACACATCCAAACATAGGACATTTACAGATAAGACCATAAAGAATCTTAGAAATACATCCAGTACCCAAGAAACCTTCCACAACGGAATCCGCCACTACTTATCAGGTTGATGTTGCATTTCTGAAGGACATAATGAAGACATGTAGAGAAGTAACCGAGTCGCCCAAACATACTTGTTGATGGAAATTTCTCTGCATACAACGGAACGTGGAGAAAAAGTTGAATAAGTGGATGACACAAATCTGTATTGCAATATGCACACAAGGCAAAAACACCGCAGACAAGACCAATAGGCCGACGACTAGACCAACCCTAGACAAACCGGAACACAAGCTTAGTGACGACGCATGCCCAGGACTCTTCGACACCATCAACCACGCcaccgagatggggttgaagccgggCTATTACTAACCACCTGGTATTACAAAACACTAACTTTGTGAACATAGTTAAGTGCAGGTCCAAGTTCCCCACCCCATCCCGTCGCTGGAACGACCAACATAAGAGGCGAGGACTCATCGATTGCCCGCTAGCGCACAAGAGATGGAACTGGAGAAGGTCATAGCCGAAATAGGATTCGTTTAGGCTTAGCTAGAGGAGCAGGTGTTGTAGCAAAACTTATTGCAAAAGAGGGTAAATCGGCCACTGAGACGGAATTGGTAACGTGAATGTCTAACCGCTTTCAACGCCCAGGCACTAAGAGGCATATTTTTAAACGAATAAAAAAGTTTTGCCTTATCCATTAATTATGAAGAAGGTGTTTAGTTAATTAGCGGgaaaacaagaagaaaaccaCAGAACAACGACAACACCTAGGGGCCAATCCCGCTTGAAACACCACTCAATTAAAACAAGATAACCGTTCATCAATGTAGGAGAGAAGACGCAGATGCCATGACTGGTATGCGAGGAGCAAACACGGGACGCTCGAGCGTAGATGAAGAAGCCAAACCTCTGATGAGCCCTCAACACCATCAAAGTTTCAGGGCCGCAGTCCCGACGTCCAATTATTCCGCCACACCAAACGAACTACCAACACCACCTTTCTAAAACACCATTTTGAGATGGGCGCTAAGAGACATATGATCTTGTATAATCTGCTAGGCTTGCCTAGCCAAGGTAGCGCTAGGGTTTAGTAGGAGACACGGTGGCCGTTTTCCCGTGTTCCTAGAGAGGCAACAACTGCCACATCGACCACCACATGTCAACGACAGAGGGTAACAGAGTGTAACAAATAAATCAATTTTCAAAATGATGTGTGGAAGAGAATTCGACGCAGTGCGTGATGTACGTTTTGCAGCGCCGAAATATTgtggctcggttggagatgctgtGAACGGAATAGTGCGATGTAACGTGCCCCTCTAGATCCTCACAACTCTGCTCTCCGGCACCAAAATTAATTCCCCAAAAAGCTTCAGCGAGCTCTCTCCCGAGGCCTCCacagcacgccgccgccgcttcaGCGCACGCCGCCGTCCTGGCCTCCACCACCATCTCATACCTCGCCGTGCTGCGCGTGTTCCCTCGCGCACGTCAGAGCGCCGGCATATACCAGCCAACGACCAGAACAATGTCCTCCACCGCGTCGCGCCCAAGGTGCTCGGCGAAATGACGCGCCGCGGAGCAGCAACGCTGAACAGGTCGCTCGCTGGATTCCTCGCGCATGAAGAGCCGGAGAAGCTCCTGTCGCTCTTCGCGGCCAAGGTCAGGCAGTGCAGGGGCCTCAGCTCCGTCGATTTCGCTTGCGCCCTGCGTGTGTGCAGGGGCAGCGGCAAGCACTGGCCACTCGTTCCAGGGATCCACGCCAAGGCAATCACGTGCGGTATTGGAGCTGACCGGATCGTCGGCAACCTTCTGATCGATTTTTACGCCAAGAGAGGGCTCGTACAGCGGGCAAGGCAGGTGTTTGAGGAGCTATCTGCCAGGGACAATGTGTCGTGGGTCGCAATGCTGTCAGGATACGCACAGAATGGCCTCGGAGAAGAAGCAGTTGGGCTCTACCACCAGATGCATCGGTCCGGAGTTGCTCCTACGCCTTACGTTCTGTCCAGCGTACTGAGCGCCTGCGCCAAAGCTGAGCTTTTTCAGCAAGGGCGGTTGGTTCATGTCCAAGTCTACAAGCAAGGCTTCAGCTCTGAAACCGTCGTGGGGAATGCGCTTATTGCCCTCTACTTGCGGTTTGGATCTTTTAGCCTGGCGGAAAGAGTGTTCTGGGACATGCCGTGCTGCGACATAGTAACGTTCAATACGCTGATCTCGCGACATGCTCAGTGTGGACATGGTGAGAGTGCTTTGGAGGTATTTGGCAGGATGCGGTTGTCTGGCTGGAAGCCTGATTGTGTGACCATTGCTAGTCTCCTTGCAGCTTGTGCCTCTATTGGGGATCTACATAAGGGCAGGCAGCTCCATTCCTATTTGCTAAAAGCAGGCATGTCTCCAGATTACATAGTTGAAGGCTCACTTCTTGACCTCTATGTGAAATGTGGTCACGTTGACGAAGCTCTTGAGATCTTCAGTTCGGGTGATAGGACAAATGTAGTGCTGTGGAACCTGAtgcttgttgcatatggacagatTACTGATCTAGCGAAATCTTTTGACCTCTTTTGTCGAATGCTAGCTGCAGGGGTACGCCCTAACCAATTCACATACCCATGCTTGTTAAGGACTTGCACTTACACCGGACAAATTAACCTTGGAGAGCAGATTCATTCATTAAGCATAAAGACTGGCTTTGAGTCTGATATGTATGTCAGTGGTGTATTGATAGATATGTACTCTAAACATGGGTGGCTTGATAAAGCTCGGAGAATTCTTGAAATGCTTGAAGCAAAAGATGTGGTCTCGTGGACATCCATGATTGCTGGATACGTGCAACATGAGTTCTGCAAAGAGGCCCTTGGAACATTCAAAGGTATGCAGCTTTTTGGAATCTGGCCGGATAACATAGGGCTAGCAAGTGCTATAAGTGCTTGTGCTGGAATCAAAGCACTGCGTCAGGGTTTGCAGATTCATTCTCGGGTTTATGTGTCTGGTTATTCAGCAGACGTTCCGATTTTGAACGCATTGACAAACCTTTATGCACGTTGTGGAAGAAGCAAAGAGGCTTTGTCTTTATTTGAGGCAATTGAACATAAAGACAACATAACCTGGAATGGACTGGTATCTGGTTTTGCACAAAGTGGTCTATATGAAGAGGCCCTCAAGGTATTTATTAAGATGTATCAAGCAGGTATCAGCTATAACGTGTTCACATTTGTCTCCTCTATTAGTGCTTCAGCTAACCTCGCAGATATAAAACAAGGGAAGCAAATTCATGCTAGAGTTATTAAAACAGGTCACACCTCTGAAACTGAAGTTGCCAATGCATTGGTTTCACTGTATGGGAAATGTGGCAGCATTAAAGATGCCAAGGTGCAGTTCTATGAAATGTCCGAGAAGAATGATGTTTCATGGAATACTATTATTACAAGTTGCTCACAGCATGGATGTGGCCTTGAGGCCTTGCAACTTTTTGATCAAATGAAGGATGAAGGTCTAAAACCAAATGATGTTACCTTCATAGGCGTTTTAGCAGCTTGCAGTCATGTGGGTTTGGTAGAGGAAGGCCTTGGTTACTTCAAATCCATGTCTAGTGTGCATGGAGTGCAGCCAAGACCTGATCATTACGCTTGTGTTGTAGATATTCTTGGACGTGCTGGGCAACTTGACCGGGCAAGGAAATTTGTTGAGGAAATGCCAATTTCAGCTGATGCAATGGTTTGGAGAACACTTCTCAGTGCTTGTAGAGTACACAAGAATATAGAAATCGGAGAGCTTGCAGCCAAGTGTCTTCTGGAGTTAGAGCCTCATGATTCAGCATCATATGTTCTTCTTTCAAATGCATATGCTGTTACTGGGAAGTGGGCACATAGGGATCGGATCAGAAAGGTAATGAAAGAAAGAGGTGTTAGAAAGGAACCCGGCCGTAGCTGGATTGAAGTGAAGAATTTGGTCCATGCGTTCTTTGTTGGTGATCGATTGCACCCGCTGGCTGATCAGATTTACAAATATTTGGCAGAACTAAATGATAGGTTAGAGAAAATAGGATACAAGCAAGAGAATCATTCTCTCTTccatgaaaaagagaaagaacaaAAGGACCCAACTGTTTTTGTCCATAGTGAGAAGTTAGCTGTGGTTTTTGGATTGATGAGTTTGCCTCCCTCTATGCCCCTTAGAGTGATTAAGAATCTCCGTGTCTGCAACGACTGCCACACTTGGATGAAGTTTACTTCTGAAGTCATGGAAAGGGAAATTGTATTGCGTGATGTGTACAGATTTCACCATTTTAATAATGGCAATTGTTCATGTGGAGATTTCTGGTGAAGTTTGCTGAAGTAGTCAACCTTGAGGACATATGATGGCTGTCCGAATGGACCAGCCAGCGCAGACTAACAACGGATATAGATGCAGGCCTATATGGCTGCTCTGTTAGGGAAGGAATTCTTGTCTTAGGGAGAAATAGTCCAGTGATGACTCCTGCTGGGAGGTTTTACCTCATATCAAAGCTATCCCATCTTTATGGGGCATTTGTTGTTAATGGCTGTGAAGGGACAGTCTTTGCAGGTGATTATATGTGCTGCCATCATTCTCTTGGATAGCTTCATCTCCATGTTTAAGAGGAAGGACTTTTGATACCCCATGATGATTACCCTTACAGAGATGTCTGGCTTAGTGTCCATTCCACTGGTTCATAGTAATCACCCTCTCCCCGTTTCTCTCTTGTCTCAAACTTTCATGGTAGTTATCCTTGCAGAGTACAAAGAACATAGAAATTGGAGAGTTTGCAGCCAAGTATATTCTAGAGTTAGAGCCTCATGATTTGGCATCATGTGTTCTCCTTTCAAATTCATTTGCTGTTACTGGGAAGTGGGCTTGTAGGGATCACATCAGAAAGATGATGAAATACAGGAGTCAGAAAAGAACCTAGCCGTAGCTGAATTGAGTAAAAAATGTGGTTCATGCTTTCTTTGTTGGTCATCGGGTGCACCCATTGGCTGATCACATTTACAAGTATTTGGCTGACCTAAATGATAGGTTAGACATAATAGGGTACATGCAAGAGAATATTTCTCTTccatgaaaaagagaaagaacaaACAGACCCACTGCTTTGCCCATAGCGAGAAGTTACCTGTCTCTTTTGGATTGATGAGTTTGCCTCCTTCTATGCCCTTTAGAGTGATTAAGAATCTCTGTGTCTGAGTTTCCACACTTGGATGAATTTTACctctgaagtcatgggaagaaaaTTATATTGCAAGACGTGTACAGGTTTCACCATTTTAACACTGATATTGTTCATGTGGAGACTTCTGGCGAAGTGTGCTGAAGTTAAGTTCATAAAGTGCTCCTCCTGAGGACCCCTACATTTCCATTTGTGTTCATTCAGATGTTACTTCAATCAATTCACGTGTGCACCTCTTTGTTGCAGTGGGGCATGTGTATAACTAACTTAGGAAGCCTGCACAATCAATGCCCCAAGACCAGACAACACTACATAACTGCATATAATTATGGATCAGGTATTGTTGTCTATGACATGCTTGTTTTTTCACCTTTGTTGTCTATGAATCAGGGATTCTGTATGGACCTCTATAACTCTCTTGAAAAGTCCACTTTTCAACCCAGAACTATTGCAGAAGTTCACATTTCAAATCCGAACTCTGCAACCGGTTGTTATTAACTTTTACATCAGTTAACTTTGCCCCATTGACTCAATATCCAGCTGTTTTCTGCTGGCTGAGATGGCATGTGGCAGACAAGTAGCATCAGTTTTACACTTAAGGACCCCTCTAAGtcaacaacttaataagaaaacATAAAAAATCACGAAGTAAAAACATTTTTTAAAACAAAAATTATCATGAAAGTAGGATTTAAAAAAAGATTTACTATTGTACTCATGGAGCCTGGGTACAGTCTAACAGTGACCATGCCGGTGAGCGTTCTCCCATGGACCTCTCTATCAAATCATCACACACTGCTATAACTTCAACAGAGGTTCCTAGAATGAGCCTGGGTATGGTAGCCGGGAGGTGGCTTCGCCACTGCTTTTTCAGTTTGACTCCACGGAAATACTTTATTAAGGAAAAGACAACATTTTTTTTTCAGATTGAGAACTACAAATATTTTAGCTACATGTCATCTGTGGCCTATTGAATCAGGTTTTTGTATTGACTTTTGACCATTTCTTATTAATATTCGTTTTCATTAAATTCTCATTTTTTCTGGTTTTCTTAAATTTTAGTTTTCACTTAAGTTTCTGCTGACATGCCTGTTATGCCACGTGTGTTTCGGTCGGCACAAAACCCACGTGTGTTTCAATAGGGCCAACGAGGTAAAGTGAACTGATTTCTGTTTTGACGTTTGAGGGAAAAAAGTGAACTGATTCAATGGTTCAAGGTTGAAAACAATCAGTTTTAGAGTTCAAGGTTAAAATTGAACTTCAGCAATAGTTCAGGGTTCAAAATTGGAtcatctttttttctttctttcactcTTCTGTTTGAGTCAGGGCAAGGCAGTTCATCTAACTGTTCAGGCCCAACTCTGTCCTGCATTGCGAGTAAGCGCTTCGACCGAAGAGAATGGGTAATGGGGTAGGATTATTTAGCAGTCAGTGTCAGTCTCAGTCTCCGAAAATGAATTAAGGGTGGGAGATTATAGATCCATGTAATGCAGTATTTGAGTACCAGATATTATCGTCATATCCTGCCTAATTTTTATTGTGCTTTCGGGGTTCGTTAGTTGAACCTTGAGGTTTGAATATCCCCTCGGTAATAGTAGTATGCATTAGTTGAAGATTGCTATGATATGGTAAATGCACCTTTCAGttacaaaaagttccaaaactttTCCTCCACTAACAGTTTTCCCTCTCTCCACCACTGGCAAGTAGACAATGATTAGTGAATGGTGGCAAAATGTATGTGAAGTCAATGATTCACAAATGTAAATAACCACATTTTGAATATTATAATGCCTTGGAAATCTCGTACGGATGGGATTTGCATATAAAATAATTCAGTTAGAACAGTATTTAAAAAATGTAATTAACTAACTGTAGTGAAACGGCAAGCTTTATTCCATGTGTTATTGCAGAAGTAGGTCATCTGCTACTCCtcagtcccaaaatgtaaggcgtccttTGTTTTTGCTGGTCAACAACCTACAAATTTGACTATGTTTTGTACTTATAATATGTCCACAAAAttagtgtgtatatatatataattgAAATAAAAGTATTTGCAAGACAAATACAACTATACCATTTATACATTCTCATCCCATACAATTTGGTATATATTACTGGTCAAAGTCATGCCTCAAAGACCATGCAAAGTATAGCACTCCTTACATTTTGGGGCAGAGGGAGTATAAGGTTTACATGTTCCATCCTCAAGACACATCAACCTTCCAACATAAATATCCAGATAACCGCACAATGCACGCAAGCTTCATACAACAGATGAAGAATATAACCTGCAGAGTTTGCCACCATTGCCATAGGTATGTGGCACCATAATTTCCAGTTCCCGTGCGTTGCTTGCAGCAACAATTTCCCGTGCTTCCTTAACGAGGGAAGCAAGAGTCCTCATAGGTTTGGTTGTTGTTTCACCATCTTCACAGAGGGCAAAAACCATGGAGCCGTCAAGAAGAAACATAATCTTGGAAGCACTAGACAATGATTCCATCAAGCTATCAAGGTCTTCCTTTAGGTATGTGCCTTGGTGTTTCATCATTGATATGACCATTCTGCTGGTAAGCTTCATTATTCTCAGGCAGTTGGCCGTTGTTTCACAATTGTTAGATACCATCTCCTTGAGCTTCCTCGGAAAACTAGGTGGGTCAAACTCAAGAGCCAAATCTTGATCTCCACTGATGAACCTGTCGCAAACTGTCACACACAGAGATAAGAGGGCTATCAACAGTTTGCGGTCCTCGTTTCGCTCATCATTTTTCTGATGAGAGAAAGAGCTCTTGTGGTGGCCAATATCTTTTGAACCACCACCATTTTGGCCCTCTATGTCTGCATGTGGTGAGGAAAAACTAGGTCCATCTGCTACTGTTCCTGTTTGTGTTGCTTCTCCTGGAAGTATTTCGTTGAGCACCTGCAGACagtagatttttttattttttatttgacaagggtatgtagtcaattctaggaGAGGATCATCCTATTATATGTGTACTTTGGAAAGGGTCATAATGTACACGCACCTACTTACGCACCATGAACCATCAGATAAAATACATCTATATGGCTATATGGTCAACATAAGTGTAGGTATGAAAATGTGTTATACATAGAATATATGATTTTCAGATATATTTATTCTCAATTTTATAGACAGAACCCATATGATTTACTTCTAAATTTATTTAACTCCACAAAGGTATATCATCAAACTAGTCTTTATCAAAGATAAAAAAAATTCCCTTTTGAGTTAGAAAT encodes:
- the LOC124658347 gene encoding pentatricopeptide repeat-containing protein At4g13650 is translated as MTRRGAATLNRSLAGFLAHEEPEKLLSLFAAKVRQCRGLSSVDFACALRVCRGSGKHWPLVPGIHAKAITCGIGADRIVGNLLIDFYAKRGLVQRARQVFEELSARDNVSWVAMLSGYAQNGLGEEAVGLYHQMHRSGVAPTPYVLSSVLSACAKAELFQQGRLVHVQVYKQGFSSETVVGNALIALYLRFGSFSLAERVFWDMPCCDIVTFNTLISRHAQCGHGESALEVFGRMRLSGWKPDCVTIASLLAACASIGDLHKGRQLHSYLLKAGMSPDYIVEGSLLDLYVKCGHVDEALEIFSSGDRTNVVLWNLMLVAYGQITDLAKSFDLFCRMLAAGVRPNQFTYPCLLRTCTYTGQINLGEQIHSLSIKTGFESDMYVSGVLIDMYSKHGWLDKARRILEMLEAKDVVSWTSMIAGYVQHEFCKEALGTFKGMQLFGIWPDNIGLASAISACAGIKALRQGLQIHSRVYVSGYSADVPILNALTNLYARCGRSKEALSLFEAIEHKDNITWNGLVSGFAQSGLYEEALKVFIKMYQAGISYNVFTFVSSISASANLADIKQGKQIHARVIKTGHTSETEVANALVSLYGKCGSIKDAKVQFYEMSEKNDVSWNTIITSCSQHGCGLEALQLFDQMKDEGLKPNDVTFIGVLAACSHVGLVEEGLGYFKSMSSVHGVQPRPDHYACVVDILGRAGQLDRARKFVEEMPISADAMVWRTLLSACRVHKNIEIGELAAKCLLELEPHDSASYVLLSNAYAVTGKWAHRDRIRKVMKERGVRKEPGRSWIEVKNLVHAFFVGDRLHPLADQIYKYLAELNDRLEKIGYKQENHSLFHEKEKEQKDPTVFVHSEKLAVVFGLMSLPPSMPLRVIKNLRVCNDCHTWMKFTSEVMEREIVLRDVYRFHHFNNGNCSCGDFW